One segment of Candidatus Blochmannia ocreatus DNA contains the following:
- the glyS gene encoding glycine--tRNA ligase subunit beta, with amino-acid sequence MKEHVFLVEIGTEPLPYKILKKLGQDFFCGVVLNLKKNRLLYKEAVWFASSCRLAVKAKIIFKKNLNINNFNKNHLNKIFANEYSQRVFKNPKIISDINMKDDTTNVVNTNLEEFVTSPEEVEVLYKNLQHLLYATVNNALKQLNNYKMMRWGSINTAFIRPVRTVTILLDSYIIPGCFFGIDIDRILYGNINMVEQYKIVLEHAKDYPDVLIKSGWVIADYFKRKEMIKIAIEKEVKKLGGIVRSQDKDSILLDEVTSLVEWPVILYGKFNKKFLALPSEVILHIMRYDQKYFPVFSITQNDVLLPYFIFVANTVNNNYKNIVTRHEYVMDTRLIDAKFFWENDRKYRLEDYVSKLSSVLFHRKLGTLCDKSHRIEYLSAWIAGVIGIDVQKAKRAGYLCKGDLMSHMVCEFPSTQGIIGMHYAYRDGESSEIVLAQKEHYQPRFSMDRLPTIYTACVVSVADKMDTISGIFGIQELPKGNRDPFALKRLAVGILRILIYRKFPLNLSILIQESVKLYQEKLTNLTVIEDINNFMYKRLFFWYSTKGYRTDIIKAVLKVNSVDLIDVDRRLVAVSTFFTIQKEKSVILNVMYKRISNIILDKEIPCDMQIQYSLLKQAEEICLVNQLDMVERKMQVLCSQYRYYDALVDSVKIFDAVNKFFDKVIIINKNKHIQMNRLLLLNKIKSLFLKIIDISLLST; translated from the coding sequence ATGAAAGAACATGTTTTTTTAGTAGAAATTGGTACTGAGCCATTGCCATATAAGATTTTAAAAAAATTAGGGCAAGATTTTTTTTGCGGTGTTGTTTTAAATTTAAAAAAGAATAGACTCTTATATAAGGAAGCGGTTTGGTTTGCATCTTCATGTCGTCTAGCTGTTAAAGCTAAAATAATTTTTAAAAAAAATTTAAATATTAATAATTTTAATAAAAATCATTTAAATAAAATATTTGCTAATGAATATAGTCAACGTGTTTTTAAAAATCCGAAAATTATATCTGATATTAATATGAAAGATGATACTACTAATGTAGTTAATACTAATTTAGAAGAATTTGTTACGAGTCCAGAAGAAGTAGAAGTATTATATAAAAACTTACAGCATTTGTTATATGCAACAGTAAATAATGCATTAAAGCAATTGAATAATTATAAAATGATGCGTTGGGGCAGTATAAATACTGCATTTATAAGACCAGTGCGTACTGTCACAATTTTATTAGATTCATATATTATTCCAGGATGTTTTTTTGGTATAGACATAGATAGAATACTGTATGGAAATATAAATATGGTGGAACAATATAAAATTGTTTTAGAGCACGCTAAGGATTATCCAGATGTTTTAATTAAAAGTGGTTGGGTAATAGCAGATTATTTTAAAAGAAAAGAGATGATAAAAATTGCTATAGAAAAAGAAGTTAAAAAGTTAGGAGGGATTGTAAGGAGTCAAGATAAAGATAGTATCTTATTGGATGAAGTTACATCATTAGTAGAATGGCCTGTAATTCTTTATGGTAAGTTTAATAAAAAGTTTCTTGCATTGCCGTCTGAAGTGATATTACATATTATGAGATATGATCAAAAATATTTTCCAGTTTTTAGTATTACCCAAAATGATGTTTTACTTCCATATTTTATTTTTGTAGCTAATACGGTTAATAATAATTACAAGAATATTGTCACAAGACATGAATATGTAATGGACACGCGTCTGATAGATGCAAAATTTTTTTGGGAAAATGATAGAAAATATCGTTTGGAAGATTACGTTTCTAAATTAAGTTCAGTGTTATTTCATAGAAAATTAGGTACTTTATGCGATAAAAGTCATCGAATAGAATATTTATCTGCTTGGATAGCAGGAGTCATTGGGATTGACGTGCAAAAAGCTAAACGTGCTGGATATTTATGTAAAGGTGATCTGATGAGTCACATGGTTTGTGAATTTCCTTCTACACAAGGAATTATTGGCATGCATTACGCTTATAGGGACGGAGAATCATCTGAAATAGTATTAGCACAAAAAGAACATTATCAACCAAGGTTTTCTATGGATAGATTACCTACTATTTATACTGCTTGTGTAGTATCTGTTGCAGATAAAATGGATACTATATCTGGTATATTTGGTATTCAAGAATTACCTAAAGGAAACAGGGACCCATTTGCTTTGAAAAGATTAGCAGTGGGAATATTACGTATTCTTATATACAGGAAATTTCCATTAAATTTATCTATTTTAATTCAAGAATCAGTAAAGTTATACCAAGAAAAATTAACAAATTTAACGGTTATTGAAGATATTAATAATTTTATGTATAAAAGGTTGTTTTTTTGGTATTCTACCAAAGGTTATAGAACTGATATTATTAAAGCAGTATTAAAAGTTAATTCTGTTGATTTAATTGATGTGGATAGACGATTAGTAGCGGTTTCTACTTTTTTTACTATACAGAAAGAAAAAAGCGTTATATTGAATGTAATGTATAAGCGCATATCTAATATTATATTAGATAAAGAAATTCCTTGTGATATGCAGATTCAATATAGTTTGCTTAAACAAGCGGAAGAAATATGTTTAGTGAATCAGCTGGACATGGTAGAAAGAAAAATGCAAGTTTTATGTTCTCAATATCGTTACTATGATGCATTAGTTGATTCTGTGAAAATTTTTGATGCAGTTAATAAATTTTTTGATAAAGTAATTATCATTAATAAAAATAAACATATACAGATGAATCGATTACTTTTATTAAATAAAATTAAAAGTTTGTTTTTGAAAATTATAGATATTTCTTTATTATCTACTTAA